A genome region from Rutidosis leptorrhynchoides isolate AG116_Rl617_1_P2 unplaced genomic scaffold, CSIRO_AGI_Rlap_v1 contig26, whole genome shotgun sequence includes the following:
- the LOC139882360 gene encoding LOW QUALITY PROTEIN: protein CHROMATIN REMODELING 19-like (The sequence of the model RefSeq protein was modified relative to this genomic sequence to represent the inferred CDS: inserted 2 bases in 1 codon; substituted 1 base at 1 genomic stop codon) gives MKRVFDEISDEEWEEHQDFKPSRVFKQNPIPPPPPAIESFSFKSKKPNTSNYEEDDCVEITPGIFTNSLQGNGSNHNLEDEIEDEVEEMRPSRTTRRFIVDDDEEENEGVVEGTEDEXRGRGGGGGRRXDDDVVGKALQKCSKISEELRRELYGSSLTACDRYAEVESSSIRIVTQDDINEACQAEDSDFQPILKPYQLVGVNFLLLLYRKRVGGAILADEMGLGKTIQAITYITLLKHLNKDPGPHLIVCPASVLENWERELKKWCPSFSVLQYHGANRSAYSKELSSLTRAGLPCPFDVILVCYSLFERHSAQQKDDRKILRRWRWSCVIMDEAHALKDRNSYRWKNLMSVAQTANQRLMLTGTPLQNDLHELWSLLEFMLPDLFVTGDVDLKKLMNAEDRDLIVRMKTILGPFILRRLKSDVMQQLVPKIQQVKYVAMEKQQEDAYTEAIEDYRAASRARMQKLKVVDSTNIIGVLPQRQISNYFVQFRKIANHPLLVRRIYRDEDVVRFARKLHPLGAFGFECTLDRVIEELKGYNDYAIHRLLLYYDVKDTKGSLSDEHVMLSAKCRALGELLPYLKKNGHRVLIFSQWTSMLDILEWTLEVIGVSYRRLDGSTQVTERQTIVDTFNNDKSISACLLSTRAGGQGLNLTGADTVVIHDMDFNPQIDRQAEDRCHRIGQTKPVTIYRLVTKGTVDENVYEIAKRKLVLDAAVLEGGMEVDTEGETSEKTMGEILSSLLLG, from the exons AATCTCCGACGAGGAGTGGGAGGAACATCAGGACTTCAAGCCTTCACGAGTCTTCAAGCAGAACCCTATCCCGCCACCACCACCAGCAATTGAGTCATTCTCTTTCAAGTCAAAGAAACCCAACACTAGTAATTACGAAGAAGATGACTGCGTCGAAATCACACCAGGGATATTCACTAATTCTTTGCAAGGAAATGGAAGTAATCACAATTTAGAGgatgaaattgaggatgaggtggAAGAGATGAGGCCTAGTCGCACGACGCGGAGGTTTATAGTGGACGATGACGAGGAGGAGAATGAGGGAGTGGTAGAGGGAACGGAGG ACGAGTGAAGAGGAAGAGGAGGAGGTGGAGGAAGAAG CGACGACGATGTGGTAGGGAAGGCGTTGCAAAAGtgctccaaaatatcagaggagcTGAGGAGAGAGCTGTATGGTTCCTCACTGACTGCTTGTGATCGGTATGCTGAAGTAGAGTCTTCTTCCATCAGGATTGTAACTCAG GATGATATCAATGAAGCATGCCAGGCAGAGGATTCAGATTTTCAACCTATTCTCAAGCCATACCAGCTAGTGGGTGTcaactttcttcttcttctgtaTCGAAAACGTGTGGGCGGAG CCATATTAGCAGATGAGATGGGACTTGGGAAGACTATTCAG GCAATTACATATATAACCTTGTTGAAACACTTGAACAAGGACCCTGGGCCACATTTAATTGTATGCCCAGCTTCTGTTTTAGAAAACTGGGAAAGAGAACTTAAAAAATGGTGTCCTTCATTTTCTGTGCTCCAATATCATGGAGCAAACAGATCAGCATATTCAAAAGAACTGAGCTCTTTGACCAGAGCTGGATTGCCGTGTCCATTTGATGTGATTCTCGTGTGCTACTCGTTGTTTGAACGACACAG TGCCCAGCAAAAAGATGACCGTAAAATTCTGAGGCGTTGGCGGTGGAGCTGTGTGATAATGGACGAGGCTCATGCTCTAAAAGATAGAAACAGCTACAGATGGAAAAATTTGATGTCTGTTGCCCAAACTGCGAACCAGCGCCTCATGCTTACTGGGACGCCCTTACAAAACGATCTGCAT GAACTATGGTCACTACTTGAGTTTATGTTGCCTGATCTTTTTGTCACTGGAGATGTGGACCTCAAAAAACTGATGAACGCTGAAGACAGAGATTTAATTGTTCGCATGAAGACCATTTTGGGGCCTTTTATCTTGAGGCGCTTAAAATCTGATGTAATGCAGCAACTTGTTCCAAAGATACAACAG GTTaagtatgtagctatggaaaagcaGCAGGAAGACGCATACACGGAAGCCATTGAAGATTATCGGGCAGCTTCACGAGCTCGTATGCAAAAGCTAAAAGTGGTTGACTCTACTAATATAATTGGAGTTCTTCCTCAACGTCAAATATCCAACTATTTTGTTCAGTTTCGTAAG ATTGCCAACCATCCATTATTGGTGCGCCGAATATACCGTGATGAAGATGTTGTTCGTTTTGCTAGAAAATTACATCCACTAGGTGCATTTGGGTTTGAATGTACGTTGGACAGGGTAATAGAGGAGCTGAAGGGTTACAATGACTATGCTATTCATAGG CTTTTACTTTATTACGACGTCAAGGATACTAAGGGAAGTCTGTCGGATGAACATGTTATGTTATCAGCAAAATGTCGG GCATTGGGTGAACTTCTTCCGTATCTGAAGAAAAATGGGCATCGTGTTTTGATTTTTAGCCAGTGGACATCGATGCTGGATATCTTAGAGTGGACATTGGAAGTGATTGGGGTTTCATATAGACGGCTTGATGGAAG TACACAGGTGACAGAGAGACAAACTATAGTAGACACGTTCAACAACGACAAATCTATTTCGGCGTGCTTGCTTTCGACAAGAGCAGGAGGCCAAGGTTTAAACTTGACTGGGGCCGATACTGTTGTCATCCATGATATGGATTTCAATCCCCAGATTGACCGACAAGCCGAAGATCGTTGTCATCGGATTGGTCAAACAAAGCCTGTTACGATATACAG GCTAGTGACAAAGGGTACCGTTGATGAAAATGTTTATGAGATTGCAAAGAGAAAATTAGTTTTGGACGCGGCTGTCCTCGAAGGTGGCATGGAGGTAGATACAGAAGGCGAAACATCTGAAAAAACTATGGGGGAAATATTATCGTCTCTTCTTCTAGGTTAG